The region CAGTCCTCGATGGAAGGAAGCCGTTAGATTAGTGAGCCGAAATTCCCTCACCGCAGACGTTTTTGTCCAACAGAGAAAAGCATTAGTTAGAAGAGGATTTTAATGTGCACTGGGCTCAATCTGGAGGAGACCTGAGCGCTTGGAGTGAATTTACAGCTGATTTCCTTTGATGGATATGCAAGATCGCCATCAGCAAGTAAGCAACCTTGGCAATTGAGCTTGAGGTACATATGGTATAATTTTATTTGCGCGATATATACCCAAGCTGAAAACAAAGCAGTCAAGTAGCAGCTCTCATAACCTGCTATTCTTTGGTATGGtaaaagtcattgtttcaactgtttagtcttttgtgTTTGGGTTAGGGTATCGAGCCAATTACATTATAAGTGCGGTTACACTAGACCTCTTGCCCATGGGGAACCTTGGGGTTACGGCTTGGGTTGggtttaccctgggttatgatcgactccccatttgcggttacacacttgtaaattacccaaggggaaggtaagcgttggcctgttttggtgggaaacttacctttaagataagacaagatgagatttattagtttttccacatttttgagagataattaagtttcaatttgagaaagaacgccatacattgctttgtattttaaaatattattcatgaattatctttgaaaaatgcgtggttacccccaattttctttttggattttaatgacacttgctaagatctacatttcctgcataatcacacaccggggcaaaaatattgttaattagtaggcaccgacgttaaattatttttgtcaaaCGCAGTTTTTACTTCGAGTACGCTTATCGAAAAATGTTAATTTTGAGGAATGTTCAATATTACGTAACAACGTTAATTGTACTTGTGAATTATTTAGTACATGCGCAAAAATGACAGCAAATTGCGCGGATCGATTATTAAAACAACGAGAAACTTTGAGGATCGATTTGGTTAGAAACTTGACCAATTACATTTAACCCTAGATATGATCAGAGCAATGCGGGTTTTTAAATTAAAGCTCATACTTTTCCACACAAGTTAGCAGTTTCCTATTCTTTCTAATGGTAGCCCACTTACAAAATTACTTAACATCTATATGTTCAAGAGAAATTATACCGACACGTACTAGGACAAATActcgattaaaaaaaaacactctacCTTCGAAAGGGAACTGACGGTCTTGATCTGATCAATGCACGAATCAACGTTTGTGCATGCGCTGCAAAACACCAAAAGGTAGGCCAGTAATAATCGCTCAGCATCGGACAACTTCGAAGCAAGAACTCTTGAAACCGGCCATCCTTGACGATCAAGCGCGGTTTGTGCACAACGTGAAACAAATAGTACGTCAAGTAGATCATAGATAGAACCGTAAGGACCGGAAGCCATTGCCATTGATAAAGAAGCTGAAGAAACTCCTCGAGGGACATCGTATTTCGCAGATCCCAATAAAATACACACACCTGCGTGCTTGCAAAGAACGACAAATGAGAAGCGGAAGGAGTGGACTTTAACCAATACTTTGAGTGGTGTCCAATCTTAACGCGTTTAGAAGTGACCGAGAAACAAGGTGGAACAGAGATACTGGGTATAGACTCAGAAAACACAATGGCTTCGATGACACCTacttcatttttgttttgtcgTAGTTTCCAATGCTAAAAACCTCGAATCGCTAACCTTAGTATTCAAGAATATCTTTCTTCACAATGACGGACTTATTTAATCATTACGAGCAACAATTTGGAAATATTAGTGCCGAAATCACGGCTAGAATTTGCAAGATTCCCAATCTTCATGGAAGTGAGTTTCAACAATTCGGCGAAAAGATGAAATTGACATTTGTGATTTTGGAGCCTTTTTCATTCGGAGAAATATTCTTATATCCTTTACTGTTCTTATTTTGTTTAATAGCTTCTAAAAAGGCTGCCATAACTGATGTGCAAAGATGCTTGGACGAAGCACGCGAACTGGTGAGAAGATTGACCGATCTTCCAGTTATATTAAAATCTTCCATGTTGATCAAGTGTATTGTGTCTTTGTGTAGTTTGCATGTAAGATCACACCATGATTCAGCAAACATTGCAATTTAACGCTTCTTCCTTAAGtacataataattttatacacACTTTGTCCGTAACTGAAACTGTGTACATGTTTGTGGAATCGAATTTGTACGTGGAGTGATTGAtcaacaaaattattataatccAATCTTCAACCAATTGCACGAAAAGAATATTGCAGAAAAGGTCAAATTTTATGACCCTTCTAAGCTCACATTTGCTCAGTTCATCAGAATTATGACATAGAGATTTTGAGGGGATTTTTATTGGTCGTGAAATAAATAATGCTTGGTTTTAGTAATTTAATTATCTTTCCTTCTTTTCATTCAAACTGAAACaacaatttcaaaatttgtATTTCATGTTTTGTTTAAGAGTAATAGCCTCTAGAAGAAGAAGGAGACTTATGCTTGATTATTTGAGACTAAAAATTAGTGCTTTGAGGAGGATTAGGTTTAAGTTACCGTAAATTTTCACATGGGTGTGGAAGAGGACAGGGAAGTCTAACCACAATCCATCCTTTTTGTCACTGAAGCCTGTGTTAGATCACTACTATTGGTGACACATTCATTCATCATCTCTCTCCTTTATTTCCAACCACTTTGAAAATTCTCTTTGCCCGCTGCCCTTCCTAATCCCATTTACTGTAGATTTTCCTTAACCTCTGTCTCAGAATTTTTTGGTTCCTGACTTTCCCGGGTTGTCAACCCTTGACCTCTCCGGTTGCAGGAATGTCAGTCCTACCTCCTTCATACTACATAGCAATAATTTTAACAACTGAAAAGAAAGTCATCTATTCATCTAGTTTTTCTGCTCACTCTTGAGGGGATGATTAATTGGTTATTATTCGTTATTTTATTATTGAATACTCTGACCTAAATTACATTGTAATGTATAGTAGTTATTTTGACTTCACTGCTATATTATGCAGCCTTTCACTGTTCCAGTCACATGGGATAGGTGTCTAGTGAAAAAGGGGACATTTAAATTGAACAACTGGTTCAGCAAATCAAGTGACAGAGTGTAAATATTCAGCCTTTTGTAGAGACATACTGTATTATTCACCGGCTGGGAGGTCAATTAATAGAGGAAACTCTATGCCTGACGTTTCAATGATGGCCTAAAGCTGAACTTGAGACTCAGGTCACAAGTTTCCTTGAAAAACTGATCAAGGCTGGCTCTCATGGTAttattaaagtgcctataaacccgaattttttgttttgcttcgagaaatctttgtatcgctctgagcaaaatggcgcaaaaatttttgtttttggttaaaaccggaattttttacgaattttcaAAGTGGCGGAAACGCGAGATTCGAAAACCCATTACCGAGCTGGTGAGCTTGCCGAAAGGGAATGGGTCGAGTGTAATTCGTGACGTAAAACCCGGACTGTGAGTGTCGCAAGTTGTGACTTCCATCAGAGGTGAAGCCATGCCTGAGAAATGTGTTGTTTTCGGTTGTAGCAATGTTCGAAGCAAAGAGAAAGGGATACTGCTTCATCCCATACCGTTTTACGGTAAAAGTGAAAAGCAAAAGCGAAGGAAGAAGTGAGTCGATTTTGTTGTAAGGTTTCCAGTCGgataactttttataaaacgctTCGCTCATACGAAGACATGTTTCCTGTGAGTTCAGaaattgtttaataatattcgtCACCTCACGATCACGtcgcttgtttgtttcttatctttcgtgttcatttgattgctttgagtataatttttcagtcaatgtcaatttgtattttaaattgcgaaaattccatagtcgataatacacatcaagacctaaaatgggtttcggcttagagcggttttcaattgagtatcgaaagtaattagtgaattgctttggtttatgattacttcactcagtgattggttcaaagttctcgcgccactttttcaaccaatcagaagtgaaaccaaaaccaatcgtggctcgcgtgtgcacatcttcccgcgctttgtgtcagctacgtgtaattacttcgacttttgattggtttaccggattgtctccgtcctttttgattggccaaagtaattactttggttttggttttacgacactcaattgaaactcgctctatagccgagtattatgcatttacaattcgtgtcaatcaagttgattttttccgtgagaagtttggggtctcggcttatagccaagctcggcttgtagccgaataagtacggtaaATCGAAACGTGCTAGGGGATCGTCAGCATATGCCTCGTGCATGTATTCCTCATCGCTGGCCGCGAAGCTCGAGTTTGGCGAACCTTCAACTTCCAGCTCGTAATCTTCAATTTCTGAAACTTCCGTATCTGAACGGGAGGACAGAATGAAGTCGTTCGAAGCCATTTCTTGATTATCACATACGCTGGTTACAAACGTGAGCCGaacagaaattgttttcaccgGCACGCAGGGAAAACTACAAAACTACGCGTCTCCTCTGTTGATTTGCCTGATGCTAATGTCCGGGAATTACGTCACTAGGCCCAGTCTCCCTTTTACCCGGTCGCGGGTAAAACCTCGTAAAAAATTCcggttttaaccaaaaacaaaaatttttgcgccattttgctcagagcgatacaaagatttctcgaagcaaaaaaaaattttcgggtttataggcactttaaattaattaaatgttgTGGTCTAaattttttgttggttttgaattttttcaaaccagttcaattttgactttttttgcCTAATAATCATTaccataatctgaaacaaagggaaATGAAAACTGAGCTGATTAAGAAAAATTTAAACCTGGGAAAAAATTGAATCACAACATATGTGTATATCTTGTGATTTGAATTAACtcggtttaaaatttttcaagcCAGTTCAGTgttgatttttttgtcttttattcattatcataatctaaagtaaaggaaaaatcaaaattgaactggtttgaacatttttatcccAGTTTTACTGTATAAATAAAATTGTATCATCATACAATGGTTATGCGTTATTTTACTGACACTTATAAACCTGCACATGTAAAAACAATGAACAATTTAAAAACAATGTATTTCACTGGTGCATGTAAAAGAAGGAGGAGTATCTAATTTGAGGTTTGGGAATGCTGTAACATCTTGCTCACTAAATAGCAAGGCTTTGATTAATCAAAACAGAATGACGATCATTGCTCACCTCAGCTTAAATACTGCTTCGGGTAATTATTTGTCTTAAATGGCCCCTTCTTTCTAACCCCAAGCCATGGTGAATCATCAGCTGGTGTTTctattaaaactattttaatctTCATCTGACAAGGATAAGTGTTTCTCTTCTGCATTTGTTGGTTTGAACagaatattttcttttctaGATTGAACAAATGGAATTAGAAGTTAGAGAGGTTTCTGGGGAGGAAAAATCCAAGTTAGGACACAGACTTAAAGCTTATAAGAATGAAATGGAGAGATTTGAACAAGATTTGGTAAGACCCTCGTGAAATTTATGtgacatttgttttgcattaaAGAAGGGTGAGATGCAAAAGTAGGTGTGTACATGTATCTCACTAATGTGTTATCCAGGACAGATATGGAGAGATGGAGGAAAAGAACACATCATCCACTTTTTGGTGTACTTACTAGCTCCCATTACAGAAAGAGCATTGGGATATGATTTGAGCTTGCCATACTGTATACTGGCCTCTTAACTGATTGTGTTTTCTAAATAAACATGTATTTGGACCTTGAGAACATCCATTTTTGCACATATCTCATTAGCAATGTACTGTAGCTAAATTATACAGTAATTTCAATGATAACTGTGAGTAGATGAATTTTTAAAATCCTCTAAAACTACCAAGTACTTATACATACTGTTTGATTACCTGATGTTGCCTGAAATGTTACAGCAAGACAGTAAAGCATTTTTCGTGGGTTTTAGAAAAAAGCTCGTGTTGCACTCTCAGATCAAGAAGGCAGAAATGAACTTCTTGGTGGCGAAGACTCTCACAGCTCAGAAGATCAGGTAATTTAATTTATGGAGGTAGTATCACTggagtaaataataataatgataataataataataatgataataataataatgatgatgatgatgatgatgatgatgatgataataagaGAGTAGAGTACAGGAAAAGGAatttgaaaaagttgaaaaataaaagggGTGGATGTAGTAGCCGCTGTTGTGGGGGCCCTTGGAAGTGTTACTAAAAGTCTTGGTCAGTGGATTGAAAAACTGGGGATTAGGGCTACAATTGGACTGTTACAGTTCTAAGGGTGCTGCTTGATTTCTAAGCACCAGGAGAGTGTCCCCAGGGGACTGTTCTTAGccatttatatatataataaccctgatcaaattcaaaactaatgtatcccgaccgggatacaattctgCAGTTGTTGCctgctccggatgttttgctgcgattgttgaaggaaaagtccaaaatataacaaaTTACTTAATGTATtatccctcgggaaactagttagttttgttttcccttaagtcctttaataattttgttatGAGTCGCTCCCTTGGGATGTATGTCAGCATGAGAACAGCCTGAGCTCAGCCtggataatgataatgatgatgataataataataataatgataatagtaataataataataataataataataataataataataataacaataacaataataataataagttattATTTATTGAGGTTCTATTGAAAGGTTTCTTCTATACAGACAACTTGACTATGATGATTCATGACTTCGTTGGCTCAAGCTTGACATGATAATAAACCAGACACGCGAGAAGTGGTCGCACAAACTCTTGCTACCAAACATTCGTGGTAATAAAATTGACATTTTCACCTTCTTTTCTCAGAGAGCCAGGTTATTGGACAATACAGAAAGGTTAGAGCGCTCTGGAAGGCACCTAGAAGAAGGATACAAAATGTGTGTAGAAACTGGTACGAAAATTTGTtgtatatatttaaattttttacGTGGAATAGAAGTAAAGAGAGTGCCCTATAGATGGGGGTGCTCGTTGTACATTTTAGGGGTAACATGCCAACACCAAACTTGAACCTGCATGGTGTTTTCAGTTTGTCACAAACCTGGATAAAAAAAGGCTCGTCAAAATGTGGTGGCCATTGTCAAAATCGTAGCCTGCTTTCATTGTTTTGATGTTTTTGCCAGCTACAATTTTGCTGGTAAAAAGAGACTCAGAACAATTAAGGGGCCATTACTGTTTAATTTGTTTCATTCTCCCCCTGCTGAAATAGTTTTGTACCTCAGATAATAGACATTTGTTGGTTTCGGAATTTGATCTTTAACAAGAACATACCGGTACATGCATTTATTCAACTAATTTTAACTCTTTGTTCCAGAACAAATAGGGGTTGATATCATGAATAATTTGCAAAGAGATCGAGAAGTAATTGAGAGAGCAAGGGATAGGGTATGTTCACAAAAGATATGTGTGGCTCTTACTAAATCTTACtacctcttactaactgagTTTAATGCCTGTATGTAAGTTACAGAGtgagttattttcttttgatttatggcccaagcacAAAGCTTGCGAGCaataaaataacaagaaaagaCTTTTAAGGATCTGTTATGCAGACCAATGAAAGAAAGTTAGTAACTCATTTATTGGATCTCTGAAGTAAACAGATgcatgggaaaggaaactagttgaattCAAGCACAACATGCAACTGCCACAAATGATTGGCATGCAtcaaaatcccaaaaaaaatatataaatcttagagttgcttgcaagattcaaacagtttcacaTGTTTATTTCTCATAAACAACATGAGAACTTGCTAAATGTAGAAACtgttaaattaaatttcaaatttagcaggCCAGACAACCATACTGTATAAATAAGCCTGCTTAATTACCCAATCATGAAGCGCACATACAATGTAAATTATTATCTTAGACATAAATTATGGTAATTTAGGACTATGAACAGAAGCAATCATGGCCAACCTTCTTGTTGCTTGATTCCAATTTATTTTCTTCCTTAACCTATTGgttcctgggggttccccattgacgagtaaaattgtctggcctATGGGCCAAGGTAGTTTTAAGAGTGCCGCCCCCGTGAATGGAATTCTCTACTAAGAGACATTTGCGATACACCTACTCTAAGGACTCTTAAgtcaaaattattcaattattttctAAATCTCGAtgtaaatttgcatttttgtagTGTCCGTCAGTCTTAATATCTCGTTTTGTGATGCGATCCTGcaaataatctaattgttttagtggaattcttactaaaatttacttcaaataacggtttccaattatttcttgacgtattattaaactttgccctgaaaaagatcgctcggattgaattgccatttaaaatctaagttgtgcaCATGAGggcatcagctttttcaataatttcaacttttttgaaagtcaagaaactgTAAATGTCCATTGTTTAGACTTCTCAGGAATTTAATTatccatttgcatccaaattttcctccaaaactgtggaaaaacgaaaaaaacgtcgttatttctaagacgacctccagccactgcacactaatggctgatagtgttcagtggctcagccaatcagatcacagCACTGCATTAgcatactagtagaattctactaatacggtttagtctcactcctaggagtcattgggttaaaggggacattttTGAGGGAATGCAGGGTTTGTTTTAACAACATCTATATCCTCTCAAAAACTGTCCCTTTGAATCAATTCCCTGCTAAGAGGTTCATGTACATTTAAACCTTTTACGCTCATTAACACCAggcccggttgctcgaagcatggttagctcTAACCAGCGATAAATACTATagggaaacctataggttttgatatatatctcttaaccaacagttagcgctaaccaggcttcgagcaaccggccccagatgaTTTAACTCCTCAATGAGGAGCCGTCTTGGGGTTAAAGGTCACATACCTACACGTACCGTGCACATACCTGCATGGCCTGTGCACTTCTTGCTGTGGTTCAGAGTGCTTCTGCACAAGAGAAGAAAAGCCCTTTGTTGCTAAAATCTGAGTCACTTTTGGCAGTTTCCTGTGTCATCTTGCACACCTCAGCTCAAAGAATACACTAACCATGCaaaatgccattttttttttttttttcattttcagacAAGACAAACTGACAAGAACCTATCAAAAAGCTCCAGGATTTTAACGGGGATGATGAGAAGGTAGGTGATgtatttcttgctttttgtataTGCTATTTCTAGGGAACCAAAGGcaaaacagccaaaaaaatGTAGAACACTTGTGTTCTCTATACTTTTCAATAACATGCAAAAATCCAGCTTCTTTTgagcaaagttaaaaaaacaccCAAAAAAGTCACGTGTGGAGCATTTTCACTAGCAGCAATATTGgatactgaaacaaaagaaggtatttgcataacaatagattTCAGTTCCCacaggattagtttggtacatcaccatggccgccatttctttgttttggaacaacaACATGACcaccatgacgtcatgaaaaaAGGCTgccttcatttcatttttttttcctcttttcttcTTACTGGTTTCATTCTTCTTGTTACCCTAGCCCGACtttctaaaataataaatacttcaaaataaaaatcaattgtGAAATATAAGTAAATCACTAAGTGACTTGCCCTCTGGATTTCATTGGAAAGAGTGATCCAGACATTCTTTTTACTACGTGTGGTTCGCCTACATGTGTACAATCTGCGGCAAAAGTGTTGAGACGCTTTCACGTTTCACTGGTACTTAAAATCTATTGCTCACTTAACGACTCATTTCAGCAGCTCCACTTCCCAATCTCCACTCTCCCCCTCCCCATCAATGTTGGTGATCGGTTGTGTCCATAACGGTTGAGCTATACAACATTGCTCGGGGATGGAGAGGGTTTTAGTTGATGAAGAAGGAATTTGTTGTTCAGGGAAAACCCTGCGAGTAAAAaccttccattttaaaatttagccgCCTGAGCATGTTCTTAAATCATGAGCTGCTTAttttgtgaagaaaaaaatcacgTTGTAGATAGCAGAAGTGGTATTCGGCTTTTGTCCCCTATGCAGCAGCCATGCAGTTGTTCCCtattgaataaaatttaattacTCACTGAAAAATACAGAATTAAAAACTTCACATAAAAATGACTATAATAAGTAAAATCGAAAGATCACATGAATCTTCTGAACATCAGTCAATATCGATCTTATTTACCAATGTGCCCCCTTTTTGAGATTTTAGAAAATAAATTTTAGGGTCAAAAGCTTCTTGTTTAGAGGGGGTCTAACTGACATATTTTAGGCTAACAGGTTGTTAAAAGATAGGTTCTTACTCGCGGGGTTTTACTGTATTAGGAAAGATAAAGAGTGACTGTCCTAACGGAAATTGTGAAGTGAGACATTTTGTCTCGGATTGTAGAATGTGTAGTAAAGTGATGTCCATGAGAAGGCTTTGATGTCTTGCTATTCCTTGTGATAGTTAATTACAGAAGAAATAGCCACGATTTTCCCAGGCCATCAGTTTTTGGTCACGGTCTAACTCGTTTTGCAATTCTTTGCAGGGTGATCCAGAACAGGATAATTATGGCGATCATATGTCTTGCAATATTAGGAATAATTGGACTTGTGATATATTTTGCCACAAAAGATTAAGCCACTTGTTTTGGCtagtaaatattttaaaattcaagatAGTGCAAAATGGTAGGTTTCTTTCCGCATGTAAAAGATTGCCTGACGTCATTATCGGGTTGTACGTCACCAGGTGGGGTCCATGATTGGCCatgaaaaatcagaaaaaataaAGACAACTTCGATTTTGCATAGAAACAATACTGAGAATAAGTCACCACACAGTGCTGTACCAACATTGGAACAGCCCTATACACATTTACTAATGATAACCTGAGGCCTAACACTGACGTAAGATCGCTTTGACCTTTGGTTAACATGTAAAAAAAAGATGATCTGTGTCTAGTGCTCCATTACTTGTTAAAGAAGTTGCTACATTAGAGGCCGCGTCTTTAGCagaaatttccattttattctCAGTTCGTTTCCTACGTCTCCGGGAACTACAGTCTTGGGCAAAACTCTTGTGAAAATTCCGGCTTAAACATCATTTGACATGCTTTGACAAGCAAATTGTAATGTTCCCTGCCTCTCTCTCGTTTCACTGTGCTAAGCCTTGTTTCCAAGATGCTCCTAACTTCTCCTCCGTAGCATTTCGAGAAACTCAGCAATTTTTAAAAGTAAAGAACGAAATGAAATGAATCGTgtagttaaggacgttcgcgcgaaaatttttcaacactgatttttttccgaaactttaaccactgtaagataatgagttagttatgtcagaaatgtaaaaaaaatggggggtcaccgacttcgttttggggagaacatgcccggaaaaacacccaaaatgtgacaaaatcgggcttcgttaccgaataaggccagtgtctgtaaacccaaatatattgcaattaaatctttgaagtgaaatcttctctgccaaatattgtttaagtggacttattaagtgaatttagtcaactggtaaggttccttaaagatcaagttcgcatttagcgaccacagtttcacgcgccttgcagccgcaagatgacAGGATTTGaggtcccgtgagcagaaatcttgaaatttttttaacttcccacattgattttttgttcatttttggacaacgtggagataattgtaaataaaatccgtttctggaaagaaaaataggggtcaccgaacgtccaagagcgttgaatccaggcaaagctatagcaatggccttttgccctatcatttctcattttattacttagcgcgcgcgttcgtgtatgacgtggcgtgtgcatttgcgtgcgcagtaaggatgcgcagaaacaattggcgcgaacgtccttaaccgaggatatgaagtcaagtgaagctatgatccatTGAAGCGGAAATTAAGTCAAGtgaaggatcatagctttacttgatttcatatccgcagttcaatatatgattcatttcatatatcatttcgttcattgattcattcatcacgggaacacttgaatccacaaatgaccagctcccaacgtcagtggcttcacagctcagttggttagagcgtcgcaccggtatcgcgaggtcacgggttcaagctccgttgaagtcctgaatttttcaggcttctctgcgtaattgcgttcataactgtgaggatcatggCCTCACTTGAAACAATATGTCCATAGCTATTCGTGTTCGATGAACGCAATGCCTCCAACAGCGTTTCTTTGAACTGTAAATGTACAATGTGATTTTAAAAATGCGCCGGAATAGCAGTTGGTCACTGATGCGACAACTTTAATTGTAAGTTAACGTTGTGACAGGGCGCAAGACAGAAAAGAGCCTGTGaattaacttttttaaattACTGTTTTAATGTAAAGATTACAGGGTCAGAACGTAAGCAGTACTCCTGCAATTCTTACAACATAAATAAATTCATTAATCAGTGAAGAAAAGTACGGAAATAAATGGTAAAATACCAACAAAGCAAAACATGTTTAAATTGCTGGTGCAcggcgggaggtcgtgagttcaactccggccggaccaacactcagggtctttaaataactgaggagaaagtgcagtctttgtaattacatctgcaaatggttagactctctagtcttctcggataaggacgataagcccgaggtcccgtctcataacccttcgatgttcataatcctgtgggacgtaaaagaacccacacacttgtcgcaaagagtagggcatgtggttcccggtgttgtggtctgtcttctgcggtgtatcatggttgggagggtaaatgctcggagatattagctacaccaagctactctaaaatccgagggtaaagaaagatatatgatatgatatgatatgatgggCGGAAtctaaggacgctttccattgGACAGAAGTGACCTGCCTGTCCAggtatttggaaggactaactctacaacgtcttcaaattaacacacttcgaggatgataaatactcctccagaagaacgcgagggattatcatgcaagtgttccctcaaattgctgcattttctttgcaaattgacgggtgtggccggccagttctgacagaAGGAAAGCACCCTAAAATTGCCTCGGGTTGTAGGATTTTAAACGCCCCACtgcaa is a window of Montipora foliosa isolate CH-2021 chromosome 5, ASM3666993v2, whole genome shotgun sequence DNA encoding:
- the LOC138003870 gene encoding vesicle transport through interaction with t-SNAREs homolog 1A-like, yielding MTDLFNHYEQQFGNISAEITARICKIPNLHGTSKKAAITDVQRCLDEARELIEQMELEVREVSGEEKSKLGHRLKAYKNEMERFEQDLKKARVALSDQEGRNELLGGEDSHSSEDQRARLLDNTERLERSGRHLEEGYKMCVETEQIGVDIMNNLQRDREVIERARDRTRQTDKNLSKSSRILTGMMRRVIQNRIIMAIICLAILGIIGLVIYFATKD